The sequence below is a genomic window from Pseudomonadota bacterium.
ACTTTTCACTATTCACTATTCACTATTTTTATACCAGCGCCCTTCTCATGGCCATATCGAAAAGCACCCGCTCTCTTGCTTTGTCAATCCCCAGGGCCTTTCTCTTTTTATCAATGTGGTCGATCATAAGATGGGCCGCCCTCACAGGATCGGCCTCGAATGCCCACATACCCCCGAACATATCCTCGTACTCTTCAAAAAGATGGCGGGTGACATTGTCACTCCCTGTTGTGGGCCATGTTGTTC
It includes:
- a CDS encoding carbon monoxide dehydrogenase, which encodes ATAMVKEGGLGDDISDLPAAGAVTEWMSEKALAIGQYFVASGVYTVFGTTWPTTGSDNVTRHLFEEYEDMFGGMWAFEADPVRAAHLMIDHIDKKRKALGIDKARERVLFDMAMRRALV